In Garra rufa chromosome 14, GarRuf1.0, whole genome shotgun sequence, the genomic stretch TAAAATGACAAtatacagtaagattttaaatagtacaaatctttccattttttacagtttagctgtactttggatcaaataaatgcaggcttggtgagcagaagaccaaaaatattttgactggtagtgtagtttgaCAGTTGTGGTCTCTGTGAACTACTGTTTAGTGAAAAAGAGCTGCATAAAATATTTCCTCTATGTTGCATAGAAATGTATAAAGCAACATGAAGATGATAAAATGATGATAGAATTGACTTactattttttaaagtataatttgTATTCAAAATCTAATGTGCAATATTCACATTATGTTATACCATCCTACACTCAACACCTCTATTTATAAGTAGAAAAAAGTAGTAGAAAAGCTATTAATGGGGCAGTGCCCTTTTACAAGGCACTAAAATGTTCTATTTAGGTACCAATATGTACTTTCATGGTAGTAATATGGACCTTTTAGGGCAATTCTGAGGGTGCTACACAAAGGTAAGTGGGCTGAACAAACCACCTGTAGAAAACACACTCTTTCCCCTCTATATGCACCAGAGTGTGCATTATTTTTGTAGAATTCAACGGACCGAAGTCAaatattccgcttatactacggttaccacacctcaagacatcgatcagatgatataatTCAAGACATTCGTcgggtttttgtccttaaaacgctattgtgagtaggattaatttcttacgcagtgCCTTCGTTGCTAagtccaaaacgtcattttagacctagtaacgacacttGAGCTGTTGacagcaaactaatgcagttaataatgaagtttagacagaccgagaGACAGGCAGAAAGAGAAACGGAGAGAGATTAAGCTTGTGagttacctctctcaagtctgagTGTCTCTCAAAAGTGAagggcagcatcgtctctactaatagttaaactttaagttcattttcttaaagacctgttgttacctcgcttgtaagaaatttcagttagtttttaagttgttactCATCAgaacagcgctaacaacattaacACGTATGCTAATGTGTgcaaaatgtatgtgtgtgtgtctgtgagggagagagagtgggagaaatagagtatgtgctttctgtacataataaaacgtaatattgtggcaaaaaaaaCGTgggaaaaatctgtcatttttatcctattgtttactgtatttattcgTTTGGCCattgtcattgtgggttttggttatattgctgttttgggctgtaaggacctttgaaataactgaaattgtgtttgcgaagtgatatagacatagacgtaatgcggtcaagtgctgcctggaactatgTTAGCCATGCgtttcagccaatcagattcaagcattcaactgCCCCGTAGTATAATTTTGCTATAATACTTTCCAACTGGTTTGTGTTCTCCTCCCCTATGTAGCATagtaaaatttacagtaaaaaaggTGACAGTGGAGTCTCAACACCTACTGTAGACGGTGAGTTTGACAGGCATGCTCTTCATACTGCTGATGGGATTCTCCACCCTACAGCTGTAGATGTCGTCATCTGACACCACAACACGGGTGATGGTCAAAACCTTCTGGTCACGTGACAGGAGCAGACGTGAGTCATTGGTCAAAGATTTCCCACCCTTCAGCCAGCTATAAGTAGGTTTGGTGCCACTGTCATGAGTGCAGTTGAGTATAAAGAGCTCAGTCAGCTCTAGGACGGACGAGGCCACCATGTGAACAAAAGGCCTGGAAACTGGAACTGTGATAGAACAGGACAACATGTACAGTATAAGGAAAGTTGCTCTTCACCTCAATGAAATGTCTATGTCTGTCTTACCATCCACAGTGAGGTTGACATATCGCTCTCCAGTAAAGGTATCATCAGTGATGGAGATCTCCACCTCATAAGCGCCCTCGTCTGACAGCTGCAATTGATGCAGGAGCAGGGAGCCGTTCTCGTACAGGAGGATTCGGCCGCGGTACTCGGGCCTCAGGTTACCGATGATGTCTGTACCAATGGACTGGACCACAGTGACAGGTTTGTCCCTCTTCAGCTGCCACTTAATAACAGGCTGGTCAGAGCTGGTGCTGGTGTAGGTCACAGAGAGAAGGGCTGAGCCTCCTAGTGTGCCTCGCACTAGAGGAGACGGACAGCTGATGTTCACCCCACATACAcctaaatatatacaaaaaatagaTTCACAAACTGAAATATTGACGTTGACGTTCATAAATGCCCACACCCTGTCCGACAAGCCATGCcactctcacgccacacatcatgttctcacgcagtgGAAAATACATCgtggagcaaagaggaaactgataacacgccgacagacaagacagagaagattactttaggtatgaaacaaagtctcagcttttgtaagaaattcaaacaataaataccattttgtggctctttaatgtgtcgcgACAAATCGCTGTAGTGCTCATCTCTTCCTCTTCACTAGATACAgtgtgaaataaacatgaatgaacatcagaaggtatcttgtttcaaccttGGAAAGATATCAATACactattttttaagtttaagtccaCCAATGTTAATCTACTCTAGTATCTgctttgtttgttggacaaaaatggcagattctgcattatgattggtcagatcgcctgtcaattaaactccctgcgaagggtcaattggggcatgttgtcacaaaagGTCAATATGTGTTACATGAactatactgtatatttttccTGGGCAGTAATGAAAAAAAATTTAGTAAAACAATACACCCCCAAACaatattaaattacttttttttttttttttactttatttgtgtACTCTTTTCACAATACACATCATTACAAAGCAGCTTAACagaaaatgaaatcagtattcACTGACTGAAGTAAAAAGTGTGATAACTTGCTCCAGTTTACCCTGCATCCAGTCAAAGTACCTTGAATGTATGTTAACTAGCTTTGGATAAACATTTctgacaaattaataaatataaatttgatCTGAGCatgatttattaataatgttCTTTAAACTACACAGAATTactgtatttcatagaaaagtttattcaaaatgcattttaaaatattattttaaaacctATTATTTTGAAATGTGTAGATATGAGTTCGAAAAACTACAATTTtatcatttaatatttgtatttaatatttttagaaaGAAACACAACACGTTAAGAGTGAAGacctttttgaatttaaagatcagggtaaatttaacttattttgtcttctgggaaacatgtaagcatcttatgtagcttctgaagggcagtactaaatgaaaaaatatatatatttagacaaaataagaaaaatctacacatcttcattctgttcaaaagttttctcttgtgtttctttctgaagcattaagtaagcgtttgaaccttctgtaatagttgcatatgagtccctcagttgtcctcagtgtgaaaagatggatctcaaaatcatacagtcattgttggaaagggttcaaatacacaaaatgctaaaaacaaaaaacaaagaatttgtgggacctgaaggatttttctgaagaacatgtgggcagtttaactgttcaggacaaaaagggactcatgagcaactaacaaaaacaaacaaaaaaaaaaaacagctgtggattattcaggtaacaacaaaggattaagaatcaagtgtatgtaaacttttgaacagggtaaattttttttataaatttgtttattcttttaattctattattttctctctatATGTGAACGTAtcttatctgaaatatcttattcaggtcagtactaaataaaaaacaacatgcattttctatgatccctcttattttggtcaaataattaacatttagcagattctgcaaggtgtgtgtaaacttttgacctcaactgtaccaaatatttatcataaaaaaatatgttaGGCCTACATTATTAAACTAAATATTTTGTCTTCACTTTTTATATCCTAACTAAActtcttttttcttattttcagcCAGTTTTTACAGTGTGAACCGCAAACACACATAGCCTGAACTCTAGAGCGAGACACCTGCTGGTAAACAGCTTGGTGTTTATTGCTCCTGAGTGAGCCAACATGTCCTTGCCCGCTTTGCCAGGGCAGTGCGAGTCAGCGTGGCATGGCTCAATCGCTGTGGCAACAATTCTCAGTGTTGAGGTCTTGCCAGGATGAGCTAACAAAGCTCTGGATTGTAGCCTCGCTCTCCTCCAATCAGGGGTAGCTGTGCAAGAGACATGCTCTTTTGTGGACAGGGGGATGCAGACACTGGGGCCCAGTGATTCTGCTAATCAAAGCTCTCCAAGGAAGACTAGGCTTCAGTTAGGACATGTTCTAACATTCGTCCCCTTCCCTGTCACATCAGTACCTGATCTTAAGAAAATGTAACGTTATCAAGCTCATGCCAACTCACTTGTGACTTTTTACACAAATGCGGCTTCTAAAATAAGTCTAATGAATAGATGGAGAttccaaaaaaactaaataattttgcAAAGTGCATTTTTAAAGTTAGTGTCCTTAAATCATTCCATTTGCCTTTTGATTTCCTTACTATTACATTCAActaaaaatacagcatttttaatcaaacaaaacatttaaaaacatttcaaaagtaGTTTCATCAAGTGCCCTAATTAGTTCACTTGACTGATCGCTCTGTTTGTGATATGTGTCATCCAGCCACCCACAAACGAACCACACACTGAAAAGTGAAAGTGACAACGACATACACTTTTTCTTCCTGTCCTTTAGAAAGTTTTCCCTCAACATGCGCAGTAGAAAAGTCATGATGTTGTCTTACCTGCCAAAGAAAAGATGAAAAGCCATAGGAGAAGAAACGGTGAAGGAACGGCTGTCTCTTTGCATGATGCCTCCCTCTCTGCCTTCATCTTGGGAGCAGCGCTGGGTTTCTCTCCCACACAATCAGCATGATTTGTCCACTCAAGGCACGTTGCTGAGAATGCAGAGTGCTTCCTGCCAGACGGGACACTGGCTGCTCTGAACCCCGCTCTCAGGACCCCAGCCTGAACAACAGCTCTATGTGCGTTctcgtatgtgtgtgtgtgtgtgtgtgtgtgtgtgtgtgtgctttgctAAGGTTCTCCACAGTGATTATTTTCAGGGgccctttgtgtgtgtgtgcatttgtgcatgtgtgtgcttGTCACCACAGTAGAGGCGCTAGGATGAGCGTGAGATGGTTTGAGACATGTGTTTTTGTTCTTATTGCTGTTACATGACAGATCTGAGCAGTCACATATGACACAAGAAACGTATTTGAGTGTATTTGTGTGACATAAAACACCCATAGTGTCACTCAACAGCAAGATGGAGTGGCacattttgtcaaaattagagtGAAATATGGGTGCTAGATCAAAGGGGGTTTTAAACTGGGATCTAAGGGAACCCCAGGTGGCTAAAAGGGCTAGGAGGACCTCATAGGCAACCTCAAATTTTCTCTGAAAAAggtcagaaatgaacttttccattaaggggcgttttttacatttgtgagggcaaTATTTTAATCTGTTGTCATTAACAATAAACTTTAAAATTGTATCGAAAttataaaacagcatttttgcaaGATTATTGCACattatttctattttctattatttatattattataatgattattaatatgatATAGGACACAATATAAaacgtttttgtttcgttttgggcACGTTTTCTGTTATAATCTCTTAAGATACGAAAATAATCTTTTACTTACACCGTAGCCTACCTGtactgtgttgtttatgatgaagGATTTCGCGACTGTACGAACTCATCAACAGCTCAGCGGTTTTCAGCGCTGAATACTCTAGGCGCCTCTGATTGGCgcgttttcagtgctgactaatctaagcgcctctgattggccagtgTATTCCTAAATTCAACATAAACGTGTTTGATTGCTTATCAGGCGCATCCCTGCACAAAACGTTACATGATGCAGTGTGagtttcattcattttcacatttgcaGCCGTAATAcgttgtttaattgtgcaggacatgttttgcccctttgtcttgaatctatggggcatttttgttcattttggtggtaTTTGCCACTATACGTGCTTGTTCATTTCCGACCCTgatacatatataaatacatgTTCTCCCATTCTGCTTTGTTATTGACAGCCTTAGTTTTATGTTTCTCTTCAGGTttttatatacagtgccctccaccaatattggcacccttggtaaatatgagcaaaagtggatgtgaaaataaatctgcataatttatccttttgatctttcattaaaaaaaattcacaaaattctaacctgtcattgaagtaaatcaataAAACCTAGGGgagaaatctcattatgaaataaatgtttttctctggttcacgttggccactataATTGGCACCCAATAattgcaacatccttttcccaagataacagttctgagttttctccaacaatgtttaatgagtttggagaacacctgacaagagataagaggccattccttcaaacagaatctctctagattgtCCAAAATCTATCTCTTCCCAGCTTTACGTTGGTGctttttctcttcagtttctatacagggttcaggtcagggaactggaaCGGCCAtggcttcattctgtgctcagtgacacaattttgtgttgattttgatgtttgttttggatcatcatcctgctggaagatgcaaccatggcccattataagatttctaaaagaggcagtcaggttttgattttttatcagctggtatttgatagaatccatgaagccatgtatctaaacaagatgtccaggacctccagcagaaaaataggtccacaaaattaaagacccagcagtatttttaaccgtgagcatggggtacttttttatccctgtctgcaccaaaactatctggagggttagctgccaaaaagctcatttttagtttcatctgaccatagaagacagtcctgtttgaagttccaatcatgtctgacaagtgaatatgctggagtttgttttcgggtgagccaggaggattttttcttgaaaccctctggaacaacatgtggtgatgaaGGGGCTGTTtggtcattttattttaggctttctgacccccaggactcaacaattctctgcaattctccaactgtgatccttggagagtctttggccactcaaactctcttcctcatcgtgcattaggatgatatacacacgtcctcttctaggcagatttgtaacatctttagttgattggaacttcttaattattaccctgatggtgggaatggggattttcaatgctttagctcttttcttacagccactttctattttgtgaagctcaacaaacttgttctgcacattagaactacattctttggttttacttcttgtgatgaatgattaagtgaatttggcttttgtgttcctcatttttataatcctgtggaacagaaagtcatgactggacaattttatactcctagccaccctggtgtgctaaaaaaaaaaagtaatattaatgggaatatactttagagatattttacttagacaaatttttaggggtgccaataattgtggccaacgtgaactagagaaaaacatttattttataatgagattcccccattttccatcgttttacttcaatgaaaggttagaattttgtgaatttttcgaatgaaagatctaaaggataaacgacGCAGatgtattttcacagtcacctttgctcatatttactaagggtgccaatattagtggagggcactgtataagTACTCTAATGGTGTGTAGACAAAATGCAGTGTTCACTTCACCATAGACTGACAGATAGATGATTTTGGGCATTAAAAATCGATCTTTTTGattcatacaatgtattgttggctcttgctacaaatatacccatgctgcttacaactggttttgtgatccaaaCTAATTCTGACACTTGAAGTACGTCATATATAATATGAGACTACTATACAACTACTCAAGGGCAAGTGCTTAAGCTTAAAGCTGAATACACATGCTTTGTCACAAAAAACAGCTCTCTACTCCACCACCCCCTTACTAGCCCCTCCCACATGAGCACATTGTAAGCCCCATATATCTTTGACCCACCAGGCTATAACGGATGAAAAGAGGACCTACAGGTTGCTAAGGCATTAGTCTTCCGCAAAAAGGCCTTTGTGCACAAGAGCTGGAACAATTCCTATAGAGACTCTTCACAATGGACATACTGTAGATGGACATTTTAATAACAAATGTCATATGATTTTCAGTAGAACaataaaatattatgttattTTCCAAAATTCATTCATGtaataattgatttattattttattacaagtATAGTTTAAGTttctatgaaaacaaaatgcaagttttttggcttttattaTGGAAATGTTAGCCTTTGGTtgtctataagctagtgtgctccaaaagaatgacaaaattcacatttacaagataaaagcattcaaaacttacagtctctaactttcgccaatatggatcaacgattttgatgacatcaccatGCACTTCAGcgtctcatcaaactttctgtccaatcaaatgctatCTAGAATCCAAAGCGTTCCGCCCCTTTGCACTATAAATAACTGCTGAAGCTGAAGCTGCAGCTGAAATCAGTCTCTTAATTTATTAGAATCAGTTCAGCGCAGACCACAGAATGTATCgaacccatttgaattctacacagaacgCTATATTTCATAGCAATATGGATAAGATTGTAGCTGTCATATGCTGTCAAatgctctggcccaagctgtgatataaacaaaatgcgattggctatttaaaaaaggggcgGAACTGCTTGATATGCCCCACCCTGTCTTTCTGTTTCAGTTGATGttacgtcaacacatagaataatgaTACTCGTTTCACTTCACTTCAGTGGAACCTTtaacaataattatatttatttaaatataattattcatTTTAGTTTGCCGTTTTCAGTTTGAAGTTGTAACAGCATGTTATTTCCATtgctgaaaagaaaaaaatgtgccaGGAACTGTGACCTAGCCATCACATGTCTGTCTAGAAGCGCATGTCATTGTCCTGCAGTGGTCAGCTGAGGCTGTGCTCATCTGACTGGGTGTTTTCTCAGACCCCACCCAAACAGAAGCAAATATTCACTATGAGTGTAGAAGAAAATGTTTTATtccttatttttaattaagatatttcacttaactgaccgaaaatgataagaacaagcacacatgttgttaagattcttgctctggaaatcctggttcagtttggccaaccacaaacgccttttgttcctcagacagtatttttgcattcttctccttgatttgttataacttttggcagtcttcagtactccaaatgttttcccaattagtacagcccaaaatatgacaataactgaccattttcagcagcagtaatcagcaaaatatgggagtttcgttcggttcagcagcattgtttacgttcagtgccgccactatggccgattgatgacgttgTGAAAGCAGCAGAGGATTCACAGATGAGCTAAATTTCCACTgaaattctccaaatctgttctcatGAACAAACAAGCTCATCTACATGTTGGATGGCctgtgggtgagtaaattttcagcacattttcatttttgggtgaactatttcttaatGAACAATAGTGATGCTGCAAACATAGCTAATTGTTTAGTACACAgtgaaaacaattaaataaaaacaacagatgGCATTTCTGATAATACATGCCAACTCAAGACAGCAAATTAGAAGAGATACAATTAATTATCCAGACTTTGAATTTGTCCCATATCAGACTTTGAAAAGTGTTACCCTCCCACTCAGTTAAAATAGCAGATGAT encodes the following:
- the hepacama gene encoding hepatic and glial cell adhesion molecule a, yielding MKAEREASCKETAVPSPFLLLWLFIFSLAGVCGVNISCPSPLVRGTLGGSALLSVTYTSTSSDQPVIKWQLKRDKPVTVVQSIGTDIIGNLRPEYRGRILLYENGSLLLHQLQLSDEGAYEVEISITDDTFTGERYVNLTVDVPVSRPFVHMVASSVLELTELFILNCTHDSGTKPTYSWLKGGKSLTNDSRLLLSRDQKVLTITRVVVSDDDIYSCRVENPISSMKSMPVKLTVYRRSSLYIILSTGGIFLLITLVIVCACWKPSKKKRQELAVQSRQNVAEQSNGNHEGNGNHSR